One part of the Phoenix dactylifera cultivar Barhee BC4 chromosome 4, palm_55x_up_171113_PBpolish2nd_filt_p, whole genome shotgun sequence genome encodes these proteins:
- the LOC103718220 gene encoding protein LONGIFOLIA 1 isoform X1 — MSAKFLHPFADETPELQKQIGCMTGIFQMFDRHHFLTGRRLSGRNHKKLASGHALQNSSNTEAYRSTYSPQIVLEKNHSKSSNENQQASMESSRTSFSSSSCSSFSSLECNRSTQQEPASINRTFLERSAKNSPRLKRSDINNRPVRFEPLSDPPHASTQPDRQSLDFRDVVKDSINKETRSLSIKTTTKEEVKNHKLKHRDSPRPMLLSKSVDGSYVIGGDEKSRLSADLNESLQVLVKLKEAPWYFLEASEPPRSSLEAKDTSFFPVPREAPRFSYDGREISRPSLDSRDVSKPASKFRELPRLSLDSREGSLRSSNFGSKPNSILKDLDKSSINQGAPTPSNFQQEWGGHKRPSSVVAKLMGLEAMPHLGLASLKPADLTETYTSKDNDPFSGQRNRNLIAKASRGTQDSRKDQLLHSPKSSLKDPITQQLKKSDPVMKPVSNSRLPIETAPWRQQERIQIPKKTTIGYRGAQLKQHPESFYSEIEKRLKELEFQQSNKDFRALKQIFDAMQAKGLLETKKGEDQRSEVSVCKNYSDQTTTGNDQNFRSTDARNPHNTPSVPTLMKGSNTPRAFESPIVIMKPANSVSNSSDSASSDIPLEGLSGLRKLHTSDSMYRKKTSANNRMVKDQTTKASTREPACQPLVSMDKKSTDRTEEISIQKTHLRMEQCSYRRHHSSRENSGSSLKTSGSLSPRLQQRKIETEKRSRLPIPSSESNKPRRNSANRQTLESVSPRGRLRQKPAQKQQNDDQLSDISSGTRSLSHPADEISLRPDINISLVSQVDIEVTSTDSAEMGLPCLQQGSWSPSRKAANSTSSVTKQKRSSCSLNEDVSAMELAAVAPEQPSPISVLDASFYQDDMPPSPVSKAPSVFKGDESQLSEHRWSPKTSPDSSSPKSSSKFNHKKLENIENLVQKLRRLSSTDDEVPATDHIALLCETPSPDHRYVSEILLASGLLMKDINIGPMGPMPIQLHPSGRPINPDLFLVLEQTKSGMLTKLESIHENIPRPKPEREKIHRKLLFDVVNELLIQKLELTSPGAQPYLMLRARKLAGSFPSGQQLLRELCSEIEQLKADTSISDCCNDDSNLISGQDVLRQSKGWYEFGTEVPDVVLEIERMIFKDLIDEVVSGEGASGLQTKASRGRRQLFAK, encoded by the exons ATGTCAGCGAAGTTCCTTCACCCATTTGCCGACGAAACCCCGGAGTTGCAGAAGCAAATTGGGTGCATGACCGGGATCTTTCAAATGTTCGACCGCCACCATTTCCTCACTGGAAGGCGCCTCAGTGGACGCAACCATAAGAAGCTTGCTTCAG GCCATGCCCTTCAAAACAGCAGTAATACTGAAGCATATCGGAGTACGTATTCTCCACAGATTGTTCTG GAGAAAAATCACAGCAAGAGCTCAAATGAGAACCAACAAGCTTCAATGGAGTCATCAAGgacttctttttcctcctcatcCTGCTCATCATTTTCTTCTCTAGAGTGTAACAGATCAACTCAACAAGAGCCTGCCTCTATCAATCGAACTTTCCTAGAGAGGTCCGCAAAGAATTCACCTAGGTTGAAGCGTTCTGACATCAATAACAGACCTGTTCGGTTTGAGCCTCTCAGTGACCCACCACATGCATCCACTCAACCTGATCGCCAGTCCCTCGATTTCCGAGATGTTGTGAAGGACTCTATCAACAAAGAAACTCGCAGTTTATCAATTAAAACCACAACAAAAGAGGAGGTGAAGAACCACAAGCTGAAGCATAGAGACTCTCCAAGGCCCATGCTGCTGTCAAAGTCAGTGGATGGATCTTATGTGATTGGTGGAGATGAAAAATCCAGATTGTCTGCTGATCTCAATGAATCCCTTCAAGTCCTAGTGAAGCTCAAAGAAGCACCTTGGTATTTCTTGGAGGCTAGCGAACCACCAAGATCATCACTTGAAGCAAAAGATACCTCATTTTTTCCAGTACCGAGGGAAGCTCCACGGTTCTCTTATGATGGAAGAGAAATTTCACGCCCTTCTCTGGATTCTCGAGATGTCAGCAAACCTGCCTCCAAATTCAGAGAGCTTCCTAGGCTATCCTTAGATAGCAGGGAAGGCTCTCTAAGAAGTTCTAACTTTGGCTCGAAGCCAAACTCAATTTTGAAGGATTTAGACAAAAGTAGTATCAACCAAGGCGCACCTACACCTTCAAATTTTCAGCAAGAATGGGGAGGTCACAAGCGCCCTAGCAGTGTTGTTGCGAAGCTCATGGGCCTGGAGGCAATGCCCCACTTGGGCTTGGCTAGTCTGAAGCCAGCTGATCTGACAGAAACCTACACAAGCAAAGACAATGATCCTTTCAGTGGACAAAGGAATAGGAATCTCATAGCTAAGGCATCTCGAGGAACTCAAGACAGCAGGAAGGATCAGCTCTTGCACTCTCCAAAGAGCTCCCTCAAAGATCCTATTACACAACAGTTGAAAAAGTCTGATCCTGTCATGAAACCAGTTTCGAATTCAAGGCTTCCGATTGAAACTGCACCTTGGAGACAACAGGAAAGAATCCAAATTCCCAAGAAAACAACAATTGGCTATCGGGGAGCTCAGTTGAAGCAGCATCCTGAGTCATTTTATAGTGAAATAGAGAAAAGGTTAAAGGAACTTGAATTCCAGCAATCCAATAAGGATTTCAGGGCTCTTAAACAGATATTTGATGCAATGCAAGCAAAAGGGCTGTTAGAAACCAAGAAAGGTGAAGATCAGCGTTCTGAAGTATCAGTTTGTAAGAACTACAGTGACCAAACTACAACTGGGAATGATCAGAATTTCAGATCAACTGATGCTCGAAACCCACATAACACTCCTTCAGTTCCCACATTAATGAAAGGAAGCAATACTCCAAGAGCTTTCGAGTCTCCTATCGTAATCATGAAGCCTGCAAACTCTGTCAGCAATTCAAGTGATTCAGCTTCTTCAGATATTCCTTTGGAAGGCTTGTCTGGTCTTCGAAAGCTGCATACTAGTGATTCCATGTATAGAAAGAAGACTTCCGCAAACAACAGGATGGTTAAAGACCAAACTACTAAGGCCAGCACCAGGGAGCCTGCTTGCCAGCCTCTTGTCTCCATGGATAAGAAATCTACTGACAGGACTGAAGAAATTAGTATACAGAAAACTCATTTACGGATGGAGCAGTGCTCATATAGGCGCCATCATTCATCAAGAGAAAATAGTGGAAGCTCGCTTAAAACTTCAGGCTCTCTTAGCCCAAGACTACAGCAAAGAAAGATTGAAACAGAGAAGAGATCACGTCTGCCTATTCCTTCTTCCGAATCAAATAAGCCCCGAAGGAATTCTGCTAACAGACAAACTTTGGAATCAGTTTCTCCAAGAGGCAGGCTTAGACAAAAACCGGCACAAAAACAGCAGAATGATGACCAGTTGAGTGATATAAGCAGTGGAACAAGGAGTCTGAGTCACCCAGCTGATGAGATCTCTCTAAGGCCAGATATTAACATAAGCTTGGTGTCACAGGTTGATATCGAAGTAACAAGCACTGATAGTGCAGAGATGGGCCTTCCTTGCTTACAGCAGGGCAGCTGGAGTCCATCAAGAAAGGCTGCCAATAGCACATCTTCAGTCACAAAACAGAAG AGGTCCTCTTGTAGTCTGAATGAAGATGTTTCAGCCATGGAGCTTGCAGCTGTTGCTCCTGAACAGCCAAGTCCAATCTCTGTCCTAGATGCTTCATTTTATCAGGATGACATGCCACCTTCTCCTGTCAGCAAAGCTCCAAGTGTATTCAAAG GTGATGAGAGTCAACTTTCAGAACATCGCTGGAGTCCAAAGACATCGCCTGACAGCTCATCACCCAAGTCAAGCTCTAAATTCAATCACAAGAAGCTTGAAAACATTGAAAACCTGGTTCAAAAGCTCAGACGGTTGAGTTCAACTGATGATGAAGTTCCAGCCACCGATCATATTGCATTGCTCTGTGAAACTCCGAGTCCAGACCATCGGTATGTGTCTGAGATCCTGCTGGCTTCAGGCCTTCTAATGAAAGACATCAACATTGGACCCATGGGTCCAATGCCTATTCAACTCCACCCTTCAGGCCGCCCAATCAACCCTGATTTGTTCCTTGTCCTGGAGCAAACAAAGTCTGGCATGCTAACCAAACTCGAGAGTATTCATGAAAACATTCCCAGGCCTAAGCCTGAGAGGGAGAAGATTCATAGGAAGCTCTTATTTGATGTGGTAAATGAACTACTAATTCAGAAGCTGGAGCTAACTAGTCCTGGTGCTCAACCCTACCTGATGCTTCGAGCAAGGAAGCTTGCTGGCAGCTTTCCTAGCGGTCAGCAACTGCTAAGAGAATTGTGTTCTGAGATTGAGCAGCTCAAAGCTGATACCTCAATCAGTGACTGCTGCAATGATGATAGCAACTTGATATCAGGTCAAGATGTGCTGCGGCAATCGAAAGGATGGTATGAGTTCGGTACAGAAGTGCCAGATGTGGTGTTGGAGATTGAAAGAATGATCTTCAAGGACCTAATTGATGAGGTTGTTAGTGGAGAAGGTGCATCTGGTTTGCAAACAAAGGCAAGCAGGGGCCGCAGGCAACTATTTGCCAAGTAA
- the LOC103718220 gene encoding protein LONGIFOLIA 1 isoform X2, translating to MESSRTSFSSSSCSSFSSLECNRSTQQEPASINRTFLERSAKNSPRLKRSDINNRPVRFEPLSDPPHASTQPDRQSLDFRDVVKDSINKETRSLSIKTTTKEEVKNHKLKHRDSPRPMLLSKSVDGSYVIGGDEKSRLSADLNESLQVLVKLKEAPWYFLEASEPPRSSLEAKDTSFFPVPREAPRFSYDGREISRPSLDSRDVSKPASKFRELPRLSLDSREGSLRSSNFGSKPNSILKDLDKSSINQGAPTPSNFQQEWGGHKRPSSVVAKLMGLEAMPHLGLASLKPADLTETYTSKDNDPFSGQRNRNLIAKASRGTQDSRKDQLLHSPKSSLKDPITQQLKKSDPVMKPVSNSRLPIETAPWRQQERIQIPKKTTIGYRGAQLKQHPESFYSEIEKRLKELEFQQSNKDFRALKQIFDAMQAKGLLETKKGEDQRSEVSVCKNYSDQTTTGNDQNFRSTDARNPHNTPSVPTLMKGSNTPRAFESPIVIMKPANSVSNSSDSASSDIPLEGLSGLRKLHTSDSMYRKKTSANNRMVKDQTTKASTREPACQPLVSMDKKSTDRTEEISIQKTHLRMEQCSYRRHHSSRENSGSSLKTSGSLSPRLQQRKIETEKRSRLPIPSSESNKPRRNSANRQTLESVSPRGRLRQKPAQKQQNDDQLSDISSGTRSLSHPADEISLRPDINISLVSQVDIEVTSTDSAEMGLPCLQQGSWSPSRKAANSTSSVTKQKRSSCSLNEDVSAMELAAVAPEQPSPISVLDASFYQDDMPPSPVSKAPSVFKGDESQLSEHRWSPKTSPDSSSPKSSSKFNHKKLENIENLVQKLRRLSSTDDEVPATDHIALLCETPSPDHRYVSEILLASGLLMKDINIGPMGPMPIQLHPSGRPINPDLFLVLEQTKSGMLTKLESIHENIPRPKPEREKIHRKLLFDVVNELLIQKLELTSPGAQPYLMLRARKLAGSFPSGQQLLRELCSEIEQLKADTSISDCCNDDSNLISGQDVLRQSKGWYEFGTEVPDVVLEIERMIFKDLIDEVVSGEGASGLQTKASRGRRQLFAK from the exons ATGGAGTCATCAAGgacttctttttcctcctcatcCTGCTCATCATTTTCTTCTCTAGAGTGTAACAGATCAACTCAACAAGAGCCTGCCTCTATCAATCGAACTTTCCTAGAGAGGTCCGCAAAGAATTCACCTAGGTTGAAGCGTTCTGACATCAATAACAGACCTGTTCGGTTTGAGCCTCTCAGTGACCCACCACATGCATCCACTCAACCTGATCGCCAGTCCCTCGATTTCCGAGATGTTGTGAAGGACTCTATCAACAAAGAAACTCGCAGTTTATCAATTAAAACCACAACAAAAGAGGAGGTGAAGAACCACAAGCTGAAGCATAGAGACTCTCCAAGGCCCATGCTGCTGTCAAAGTCAGTGGATGGATCTTATGTGATTGGTGGAGATGAAAAATCCAGATTGTCTGCTGATCTCAATGAATCCCTTCAAGTCCTAGTGAAGCTCAAAGAAGCACCTTGGTATTTCTTGGAGGCTAGCGAACCACCAAGATCATCACTTGAAGCAAAAGATACCTCATTTTTTCCAGTACCGAGGGAAGCTCCACGGTTCTCTTATGATGGAAGAGAAATTTCACGCCCTTCTCTGGATTCTCGAGATGTCAGCAAACCTGCCTCCAAATTCAGAGAGCTTCCTAGGCTATCCTTAGATAGCAGGGAAGGCTCTCTAAGAAGTTCTAACTTTGGCTCGAAGCCAAACTCAATTTTGAAGGATTTAGACAAAAGTAGTATCAACCAAGGCGCACCTACACCTTCAAATTTTCAGCAAGAATGGGGAGGTCACAAGCGCCCTAGCAGTGTTGTTGCGAAGCTCATGGGCCTGGAGGCAATGCCCCACTTGGGCTTGGCTAGTCTGAAGCCAGCTGATCTGACAGAAACCTACACAAGCAAAGACAATGATCCTTTCAGTGGACAAAGGAATAGGAATCTCATAGCTAAGGCATCTCGAGGAACTCAAGACAGCAGGAAGGATCAGCTCTTGCACTCTCCAAAGAGCTCCCTCAAAGATCCTATTACACAACAGTTGAAAAAGTCTGATCCTGTCATGAAACCAGTTTCGAATTCAAGGCTTCCGATTGAAACTGCACCTTGGAGACAACAGGAAAGAATCCAAATTCCCAAGAAAACAACAATTGGCTATCGGGGAGCTCAGTTGAAGCAGCATCCTGAGTCATTTTATAGTGAAATAGAGAAAAGGTTAAAGGAACTTGAATTCCAGCAATCCAATAAGGATTTCAGGGCTCTTAAACAGATATTTGATGCAATGCAAGCAAAAGGGCTGTTAGAAACCAAGAAAGGTGAAGATCAGCGTTCTGAAGTATCAGTTTGTAAGAACTACAGTGACCAAACTACAACTGGGAATGATCAGAATTTCAGATCAACTGATGCTCGAAACCCACATAACACTCCTTCAGTTCCCACATTAATGAAAGGAAGCAATACTCCAAGAGCTTTCGAGTCTCCTATCGTAATCATGAAGCCTGCAAACTCTGTCAGCAATTCAAGTGATTCAGCTTCTTCAGATATTCCTTTGGAAGGCTTGTCTGGTCTTCGAAAGCTGCATACTAGTGATTCCATGTATAGAAAGAAGACTTCCGCAAACAACAGGATGGTTAAAGACCAAACTACTAAGGCCAGCACCAGGGAGCCTGCTTGCCAGCCTCTTGTCTCCATGGATAAGAAATCTACTGACAGGACTGAAGAAATTAGTATACAGAAAACTCATTTACGGATGGAGCAGTGCTCATATAGGCGCCATCATTCATCAAGAGAAAATAGTGGAAGCTCGCTTAAAACTTCAGGCTCTCTTAGCCCAAGACTACAGCAAAGAAAGATTGAAACAGAGAAGAGATCACGTCTGCCTATTCCTTCTTCCGAATCAAATAAGCCCCGAAGGAATTCTGCTAACAGACAAACTTTGGAATCAGTTTCTCCAAGAGGCAGGCTTAGACAAAAACCGGCACAAAAACAGCAGAATGATGACCAGTTGAGTGATATAAGCAGTGGAACAAGGAGTCTGAGTCACCCAGCTGATGAGATCTCTCTAAGGCCAGATATTAACATAAGCTTGGTGTCACAGGTTGATATCGAAGTAACAAGCACTGATAGTGCAGAGATGGGCCTTCCTTGCTTACAGCAGGGCAGCTGGAGTCCATCAAGAAAGGCTGCCAATAGCACATCTTCAGTCACAAAACAGAAG AGGTCCTCTTGTAGTCTGAATGAAGATGTTTCAGCCATGGAGCTTGCAGCTGTTGCTCCTGAACAGCCAAGTCCAATCTCTGTCCTAGATGCTTCATTTTATCAGGATGACATGCCACCTTCTCCTGTCAGCAAAGCTCCAAGTGTATTCAAAG GTGATGAGAGTCAACTTTCAGAACATCGCTGGAGTCCAAAGACATCGCCTGACAGCTCATCACCCAAGTCAAGCTCTAAATTCAATCACAAGAAGCTTGAAAACATTGAAAACCTGGTTCAAAAGCTCAGACGGTTGAGTTCAACTGATGATGAAGTTCCAGCCACCGATCATATTGCATTGCTCTGTGAAACTCCGAGTCCAGACCATCGGTATGTGTCTGAGATCCTGCTGGCTTCAGGCCTTCTAATGAAAGACATCAACATTGGACCCATGGGTCCAATGCCTATTCAACTCCACCCTTCAGGCCGCCCAATCAACCCTGATTTGTTCCTTGTCCTGGAGCAAACAAAGTCTGGCATGCTAACCAAACTCGAGAGTATTCATGAAAACATTCCCAGGCCTAAGCCTGAGAGGGAGAAGATTCATAGGAAGCTCTTATTTGATGTGGTAAATGAACTACTAATTCAGAAGCTGGAGCTAACTAGTCCTGGTGCTCAACCCTACCTGATGCTTCGAGCAAGGAAGCTTGCTGGCAGCTTTCCTAGCGGTCAGCAACTGCTAAGAGAATTGTGTTCTGAGATTGAGCAGCTCAAAGCTGATACCTCAATCAGTGACTGCTGCAATGATGATAGCAACTTGATATCAGGTCAAGATGTGCTGCGGCAATCGAAAGGATGGTATGAGTTCGGTACAGAAGTGCCAGATGTGGTGTTGGAGATTGAAAGAATGATCTTCAAGGACCTAATTGATGAGGTTGTTAGTGGAGAAGGTGCATCTGGTTTGCAAACAAAGGCAAGCAGGGGCCGCAGGCAACTATTTGCCAAGTAA
- the LOC103718219 gene encoding transcription initiation factor TFIID subunit 8 produces MSDGGRESGTDNQTSSKKSKVSGGDEFGRAIAKIAVTQICGSTGFHSSHHSALDALTDVAIRYISDLGKAANFYANLSGRTSSNVFDVIQGLEDLGLPQGFSGASDVYRCLASSGVVQEICQFVSTSVEVPFSRPVPRFPIARTPKQIPSFAHVGEAPAGNHIPDWLPAFPDPHTYIRTPVWNERATDPRADKIEQARQRRKAERSLLSLQQRLACNATAGFMPAIAGDAGKGKQIVTNNPFLTPPLPHGEKEVSEIVMPNEDADEKKLSVLETFAPAIEAAKRESFPSLISEERVLPSERPHFKFGIHKKSIVVPLSSETRNAKMDSWFLRDDEKDDKKRRAEMILKGAMENPQELAQL; encoded by the coding sequence ATGAGCGATGGAGGCAGGGAGAGTGGAACGGACAACCAGACCAGCTCGAAGAAGAGTAAGGTATCCGGAGGTGATGAGTTTGGCCGTGCCATTGCCAAGATCGCCGTGACTCAGATTTGCGGGTCGACTGGGTTCCACAGCTCCCATCACTCTGCACTCGATGCTCTCACAGATGTGGCGATCCGGTACATATCTGATCTAGGCAAAGCTGCAAACTTTTATGCTAATTTGTCTGGGAGGACGAGTAGCAATGTGTTTGATGTCATTCAGGGGCTGGAGGATTTGGGTTTGCCGCAAGGGTTTTCTGGTGCATCTGACGTATACCGTTGCCTGGCAAGTTCAGGTGTTGTTCAAGAGATCTGCCAGTTTGTGAGCACGTCGGTGGAGGTACCATTTTCTCGGCCTGTTCCCAGATTCCCAATTGCTCGGACCCCCAAGCAAATTCCTAGCTTTGCTCATGTTGGGGAGGCTCCCGCAGGGAACCATATACCTGATTGGCTGCCGGCATTCCCTGATCCACATACTTATATCCGCACACCAGTTTGGAACGAGAGGGCTACAGATCCCCGGGCAGATAAAATTGAACAAGCAAGGCAGCGGCGGAAGGCTGAGAGGTCTTTGCTAAGCTTACAGCAGCGGCTTGCTTGTAATGCTACAGCTGGGTTTATGCCTGCCATTGCTGGTGATGCTGGGAAGGGGAAGCAGATTGTTACTAACAACCCTTTCCTCACCCCACCCTTGCCACATGGGGAGAAAGAAGTATCTGAAATTGTTATGCCGAATGAGGATGCTGATGAGAAGAAGTTGTCAGTGCTCGAGACTTTTGCACCTGCCATCGAGGCAGCAAAGAGAGAGTCTTTTCCTTCGTTGATTAGCGAGGAAAGGGTTCTTCCCAGTGAAAGGCCCCATTTCAAGTTTGGAATTCACAAAAAATCCATAGTGGTGCCATTGTCCTCGGAAACTCGGAATGCTAAAATGGATTCCTGGTTCCTGAGGGATGATGAGAAGGATGACAAGAAGCGGAGAGCAGAGATGATACTTAAAGGAGCTATGGAAAACCCGCAGGAACTTGCTCAGTTGTAA